The genomic interval TGATCACAGCGAGATCCGGCAGCACATCAGCGAACGAATCGAGGAGCCCCCTTGTCGTACGACGTTGGCGCGGTGCGCGCACAGTTCCCCGCCCTGCGGTCCGGTACGGCGCACTTCGACGGGCCGGGCGGCACCCAGACCCCGGCCTCCGTCATCGCCGCGATCGGCGAGGCGATGAGCGGGCCCCTGTCGATCCGGGGTACCGCGCTGCCCGGGGAGGTGAACGCGGAGGAGATCGTCCGCGGGTTCCGGCAGGCGATGGCGGACCTGCTGGGCGCGGACCCGGGCGGGATCGTGTACGGCCGCAGCGCCACCCAGCTCACGTACGACTTCTCGCGCACCCTGTCCAGGGCCTGGCGCCCGGGGGACGAGGTGGTGGTCAGTCGGCTGGACCACGATGCCAACATCCGCCCGTGGGTGCACGCGGCCGAACAAGCGGGGGCGGTGGTGCGGTGGGCCGACTTCGATCCGTCGACCGGCGAGCTCGCCCCCGAGGCGGTCGGCGCACAGATCACCGGGCGGACCCGGCTGGTCGCGGTGACCGGCGCCTCCAACCTGATCGGCACCCGGCCCGACATCCCGGCCATCGCCGAACTGGTCCACCGGGCCGGCGCGCTGCTGTATGTGGACGGGGTCCATCTGACGGCTCACCACGCGGTGGATGTGGAGCGGCTCGGGGCGGACTTCTTCGTCTGCTCCCCGTACAAGTTCTTCGGGCCCCACCACGGGGTGCTCGCCGCCCGGCCCGAACTGCTCGGCACTCTCCGTCCGGACAAGCTGGCGCCCTCCACCGACGCCGTGCCGGAACGCTTCGAACTCGGCACCCTCCCCTACGAGACGATGGCGGGGACCCGCGCGGCAGTGGACTTCCTCGCGGACCTGGGCGCCGGCGCGGCCGCGGCGGGCGGGCGCCGGGCGCGGTTGCGGTCGGCGTTCGCGGCGATCGACGCCCACGAGACGGCACTGCGGGAAAGCATCGAGAAGGCGGTGGGCGGACTGGGCGGGGCGACGGTCCACTCCCGTGCCGTCGAACGCACCCCCACCCTGCTGCTCACCTTCGACGGCCGGGACGCGGCGGACGCCTACCGTTCTCTCGCCCGCTCCGGGGTGCACGCGCCCGCCGGTTCCTTCTACGCCCTGGAGGCCTCCCGTCACCTGGGGCTCGGCGACAGCGGCGGCCTGCGCGTCGGACTCTGCGCGTACAACGACACGGACGACGTGGAGCGCCTCCTGACGGGACTCGCGGACTGGCTGCGGTGACGGCGGGGACGGCGGCCGTCGTCACCGCGCACCGAGTGCGGCCAGTGCGTCCAGCGCGTCGGCGAGCCCGGACGGGTGCCGGGTTCCCGGGGGCTGCCGCCCGGCCCAGCCGGGTCCGGCGGTGAAGACGACAGGCCGCCTGCGCGCGCCCCGTACGCCCCACTCGATCGCCCCTACCCGTGCCGCGAGCGAGCGGCTCGCCGTGCCGTGCGACTGGGCCCAGAGCACCACCGCGTCGGGTCCGGTGCGCCGGACCGCCTCCGCCAGCGCCTCGACGGGCAGGGCGGCGCCGAACATACGGACCGGCAGTCCGTGCCGGGTGAGCGTGGCGGCGAGTGCCTCCAGAGCCAGCGTGTGGGTCTCACCGGGTACACAGGCCAGCAGGGAGAGGCCCGCACCGGGGACGGGGGGCCCGGTGGCACGGACACCGCGGAGCGCGCCGGAGACGTGCCAGGACAGCAGGTGCTCGACCTCGATGTACCGCTCCCCCCCGGTCTCCCACTTACGGCCCACCGCGTGCAGCGCCGGCGCCATCACCTCGTCCCAGGCGGCCGGCAGCCCGTAACGGTCGAGGACCTCCGTGAGCAGTTCCTCCATGGCCGGCGCGTCCAGCCGGAGCGCCGCCCGGGCCAGGCCTCGGCATTCCCGGCGGGCGCTGCCGGGCGGAAGCGGCCCGGCGGCCCGGGGCGGGTGCCCGCGCCGTGGCGCGGCCGTGGCGCGGGACGCTCCGGCCAGGACGGCACGAGCGGCCTCGGCCGGCGGCAGGCCCGCGCTCGTCAGGCGGCACATGTGCCGCAGGGCGGCGATGTCGGCCCCGGTCCAGCGACGGTGCCGGCCGTCCTCCCGTGCGGCCGGGCCGATGCCGTAGCGGCGGTCCCACGAACGCAGCGTCGTCGGCGCGACCCCGAGGAGGCGGGCCACGGCACCCGTGGTCAGCCCTCCGTCGGCCGACGCCTGCGGGGGCCGACCACCGGCAGCGGCGCGGTAGCCCTCCGGACCCATCGCCGAGTCCGACACCAGCTCCATCACGGGGTCGGTCACTGGTCCACCACGGAGTTCATCACAAGCTCCATGAATCCCACCATACGATGCAAAAACGGTGCATGTTGCCCCGTGTGTCGCCGCGCGGTTCGCTGGAAGCACCGGGGCCCTGCGTGATGCCCTCCCGCCGCATCGCCCCCGCCCCGAACCTCAGCGGGATGGACAGGAGACGGCAATGAAACTGAGCGACGAACTTCCCGTCGATCACCGGCTGGCGACGGTGTACCGCGTCGGCGCGGGCCTCTGCGGGGCCATCCTGCTGGCCTTCGGCATCCTCGGCTTCACGAGTCGGCTGGGCTTCTTCGAAACCAGCGGCGATC from Streptomyces sp. CA-278952 carries:
- a CDS encoding MerR family transcriptional regulator, which encodes MGPEGYRAAAGGRPPQASADGGLTTGAVARLLGVAPTTLRSWDRRYGIGPAAREDGRHRRWTGADIAALRHMCRLTSAGLPPAEAARAVLAGASRATAAPRRGHPPRAAGPLPPGSARRECRGLARAALRLDAPAMEELLTEVLDRYGLPAAWDEVMAPALHAVGRKWETGGERYIEVEHLLSWHVSGALRGVRATGPPVPGAGLSLLACVPGETHTLALEALAATLTRHGLPVRMFGAALPVEALAEAVRRTGPDAVVLWAQSHGTASRSLAARVGAIEWGVRGARRRPVVFTAGPGWAGRQPPGTRHPSGLADALDALAALGAR
- a CDS encoding cysteine desulfurase-like protein, encoding MSYDVGAVRAQFPALRSGTAHFDGPGGTQTPASVIAAIGEAMSGPLSIRGTALPGEVNAEEIVRGFRQAMADLLGADPGGIVYGRSATQLTYDFSRTLSRAWRPGDEVVVSRLDHDANIRPWVHAAEQAGAVVRWADFDPSTGELAPEAVGAQITGRTRLVAVTGASNLIGTRPDIPAIAELVHRAGALLYVDGVHLTAHHAVDVERLGADFFVCSPYKFFGPHHGVLAARPELLGTLRPDKLAPSTDAVPERFELGTLPYETMAGTRAAVDFLADLGAGAAAAGGRRARLRSAFAAIDAHETALRESIEKAVGGLGGATVHSRAVERTPTLLLTFDGRDAADAYRSLARSGVHAPAGSFYALEASRHLGLGDSGGLRVGLCAYNDTDDVERLLTGLADWLR